The genomic DNA TTTTAGATTGATTTTCTTAATGCTGGCCATAAGCGTGCCCATGTGCGGGCTTGCGGGTCTTTTCAGTCCTTTTCACAAAGCTTGAACTGTGTTGACATTTGTCCCCAGACAGCAGTGTCCATTCAGATTAGGACTTCTGCTGAGGCTTTTGTTGGAAACACTTAAATGacccctttcttcttctttttttttttttttttctttaaacagcaAGTGTTTATCAAATAAGACAGAGACTGTATGATCCTTTTGACACTGCAGCGAACTAAAGTTATTAATATTCTGTGGGCTTCATAGCAAGAATCTAATGGTTTCAAGAACCATTCGAATCCCAGGCACAGCCTTAACTACAGCTTTTTCTAGATAGACAAGGATGTTCAGATGTGTGTGTTGTCATTGCAGAGGACACCAGAAGTTGATAAAAAAGATCACTGTATTAAGtctctttcctcatttctttaCAGCTGGCCAAGGAGGAGCTGGCTTTCTTGGACTTGGGAAGAGTCATTAAACTACCAGTGCTTGGAAATGAAGATCAGAAGAGATGAtgctcttcattttattttattttactgaaaattGTGACATTTCAACAATGACACATCATCTCTTTGTCAGCTTGGTAAAGGCTCTGTGGGTTTTCTGAATGTTGCCTCTGCTTCCATGGGGTGCCAGGACATTCAGGAAGGGGACCCCAGCCCTAAGTGCACCGGTAAACGTCCATAATAGTCAATTTACAACAGAGTTGAGTCGGAATGGATATTCATGTTTCATGTGCCAGCTTGTAGTACAATTTAGCTCTCAATTCTGAGACAAATTAAATTCATTCTTGTGCATCCTAGTGATAATGTACAATTAGCTTTCAGAAACTGTAATATATTTTCCTATCATACAGGGGCTTTTGGAAATTTCAAGGGGAGCATCTCCAGGCTCCTTAACAGTCACCTGAAGTGTCTATCTCCAAAGTTACATAAATCAAACCATTTGGTAAACTGTGTTGTAACCTCTTTAAACATAGCTCCCTGTTAGCTTTAACATCATTATATCCCATTGTGATGAAAATGGACTTTTCTGTAGCCAGCGATAATGAAAATAGCTACTTTATGCAGTTTCTGCATGTAATTATCCAGGCTTTTCTCAGACTCTAGAGAAATCTAAGCTAATTGCTTTGGGACTCTCCTACATTTCCATAaattctttgttaattttttatgaGAAACTGTTATTGCAGTCGCCCTTAGAGCTGCCATTGCATTCAATCACTAAAGTCATCCTGGAAACGGAGTGATGGGCTGGTGTCCCCACCAGAGCTGGACTCCTTTTGATTGCTGTGTATTCGCAGCTGAGGTGAGTTTTTTTTCCTCACTCTTTATGATACAAGCTTTTCTTCATCTGAGTTTACTCAAAGCCCATCTAAAAGCGGTTCTATGCAGTGCATGACCTTGTCATTACAGGGCAGGAACTGAGTTTGCTTTATCTGACAGTTGGCTCTGGAATTGCTTTTATACCCACTCATCAACCCCAAAGACAAAGAGCTCTCTTTTAAGTGATAGAGGAGGAACTGAACGAGCCAAGTTTCCCAGGGAATGCTCTGAAACTACCTCAGATGCTACATTTGATTTATTGATTGCTTCAAGCCCAGAGTCACAATTTTCGTAGCTTCCAATAAAAACTATCTAAGAACACCTCCAACACATCAAAGAGCTTTTCAGGGATTTTTCAGCCTGATTCTCTCTTTTGAGCTCCCCTGGGTACCAGAGCCTACTCTCCAGGCAACACTAAGGGAAGACAGTCTTCTCTCCCTTGTTGTTAGACAGGACTGGAGTCAACCAAATCAGATCAACCAGGTGCTCAAAACACCAGTAAAATAAGAGCATTAAGAGCAAAAACAGTGAGTAATAGAGAGAGAAAAGTTTAGCTTTGGTTAATTTATCTAGAATTAGCGatcagaaaacataaaaagaaacccttttaatttcaaaatacttgcaAGGATTGTGTTCTACAGTTTtgcattcaatttttatttccagttaCATGGGAGATAGGTAACAATTCATCAATCTACAACTCAAGATTTGTGCAGGTTACTGTAGGGAGGCTCTACTGCGATGGAAAGGACCTCAAAAAAAGTCACTCTTATCTTGTCATTACTTTGGGCCTCGGTCTTTCTGGGAAGGCAGCGAGCCCTGGGGAAGTTACTGTGCCTTTCAGTCCACCTTGACCTCTAGGTTGGAGGGTTCAGATGGCTGAATTCTGAGAAGAGCTTCTACATTCCCTGCAGTTTATAAACTGTTCTTCAACATTATGACAAAGAACTTGGCTACATGTAGGGCAAACCAAACAGCACCTGGAGAACACCCTTTAGTTGGGCACGCTAGTGGTGAGTGTAGCTGTGGTCTCCCACAGGCAGCCTCAGTGTTGACCCACCAGAGTTTGATGTGAGCCAACGCTCCTGGACACAGACTCGTTATCTATGGGTCGTTTTGGGAGCCCAGGTGGGAAAACTGTCCCTTTGCAGACACATACACGGCTCAGCAAATGACCCAGTGGACCTTCCCCAAGGACCGTAACCCACTGGGAATCATTTAAATGGTCTCTTTCAAGgcaaacagaataaacaaaattcTGCACAAAAGAGAATTAAACTTGTTGCCTTCAAAGTCATAAAAGCCAAGTTCTCACAGCCTGATGTCTTTCAAGAGCCTCCCCAGGGGGTGACTATTCATTTCAGTAGTAAGTTCAGtaaatatgtgtaaaataaatggaaactaaAAGAGTTGTGGTATTTGGAATATTTTGTTTTCGGGGAATCAGGACATTTCTTTTGGTATTGAGAAGTGAGGTTGGTATCTCTGACAAAGACCATCAGGGCACTGTTGGTACCATCGATGCTCCAGCATTGCAGTTGCCAAGGCACAGATACAGCCACCATCCCATGCATCTCTGAGTCACAACCTGTAATTCAGTCCTTTTTCATCTTTGCCGGGTTATATTGTCATTAGAGCATTCTGTCCTATAGTTTTGTAAACTTTCTTTTTCAGGACTTACTGTCCTCGACAGTGTAAATGTTCATCAGCTACATCATGTAACAATAAGAGCATTTTGTCATTCGAAGATATTACCACAAATAAGCAAGGCCAGGTTCTGAAGTCTCTATTCTTTTCATATTTGAAAACTCAAAATTGAGTAAGTTTGGAAGTACTCTACCTCAGATATAAGGAATGTCCTGACAATGAAATTCATATGGAGTAGTTACTCGTACATCAGCGGTCCCTCCTGATCATCCTCCAAACAGTGccatttaagaaatataattcCACTCTTTTTCTTCAACAGGGATGCAGAGATGCAGATCCTTGTGAAGGTTCTGACAGGCAAGACCATCCCCCTTGAGGTTGAGCCCAGTGACAACGTCGAGAATGTCATAGCCAACATCCAAGACAAGGAGGGCGCCCCACCTGACCGACAGCATCTGATTTTTGTGGGCAAACAGTGGGAGAAGGGCAGAACTTTCAGACAACACCACCCTGCACTTGGTGCTTCGCCTACAGACAGCATCATCTACCCTTCCCGTCGCCAGCTCACCCAGACACACACCTGCCGCAAGAGGATCAAGCGCCAAGCTCGGCCACAGCGCCATGCTGCCTCCACTGCACAGCAGCCTCTAACTGAACCCCACGGTCCTGGGACCTCAAAAGTCTCCCTTTCCTAGAAaagatgaaggaggaggaggagaaagaagaagagaagagggagggaaaggagaagcagcagcagcagaatccccattttacaggtaaagaaactgaaactcagggaGGTCAAAGAAATTGCACAAGATAGCACAATAACTACCAGAATCAGAATCCCAATCTGCCTATCTCCAAAACTCCTTTCATTTCTACTAGGCCACCCTCAAGATCTGCTCAGCCACACCCTTGATCTACAGCTCTGACCCATCCTGGCAGAACTGCCCACATGGCTCTTCGGACTCCTACAGTACTCTATATGAGCTGCTTCTGCAATACTTATAATTcttcactgcattttttttttatgtgcctgATAGACTGTCAGGTACCTGAAGACAGGTGTCTTGCCctgttcatctttgtattcctggCACCCCATACCTGTCACAAGTGCACACTGATTGCAGGATAATAGTATTGCCCgataaacaaatataaagataCTCAAATGCTggcataaagaaatgcaaattaaagcaacaatgaAATT from Camelus bactrianus isolate YW-2024 breed Bactrian camel chromosome 3, ASM4877302v1, whole genome shotgun sequence includes the following:
- the LOC105082236 gene encoding ubiquitin-ribosomal protein eL40 fusion protein-like, with protein sequence MQILVKVLTGKTIPLEVEPSDNVENVIANIQDKEGAPPDRQHLIFVGKQWEKGRTFRQHHPALGASPTDSIIYPSRRQLTQTHTCRKRIKRQARPQRHAASTAQQPLTEPHGPGTSKVSLS